Proteins encoded within one genomic window of Brienomyrus brachyistius isolate T26 chromosome 22, BBRACH_0.4, whole genome shotgun sequence:
- the zfand2a gene encoding AN1-type zinc finger protein 2A isoform X1, producing the protein MEFPDLGEHCSEKSCKRLDFLPMKCDACEGIFCKDHITYVNHKCTSSYKKDVQVPVCPLCNTPVPVNRGEIPDIKVGEHIDRECKSDPAQRKKKIFTNKCSKGGCKQKEMIKVTCDQCHLNYCIRHRHPLDHDCKAGSRPMSESGHAALMRSQHATASNGSVASSRGSSRSVPNGLNANGRSQPDRSCSTTIPSPPMAQPTAPRAVSQSASFQAGMTEEQALQRALEMSLAESAPSSRPTLSPQEQEDLALAQALSVSEQEFSLQQQTQQTRDTKQSFCSVS; encoded by the exons ATGGAGTTTCCGGATTTGGGGGAGCACTGCTCGGAGAAGTCCTGCAAGCGCCTGG ATTTTCTACCCATGAAATGTGATGCCTGTGAAGGAATATTTTGCAAAGACCACATCACTTATGTAAACCACAAGTGCACCTCATCTTACAAGAAG GACGTCCAGGTTCCCGTCTGCCCTCTCTGCAATACGCCCGTCCCTGTCAACAGGGGGGAAATCCCTGATATCAAAGTGGGAGAACACATCGACCGGGAGTGCAAGTCAGACCCGGCTCAGAGAAAGAAGAAG atttttacaaataaatgcTCCAAGGGGGGCTGCAAGCAGAAGGAAATGATCAAGGTGACATGCGACCAGTGTCATTTAAACTACTGTATCAGGCACAGACATCCTTTGGATCATGACTGCAAGGCTGGCAGCCGGCCCATGTCCGAGTCTGG ACATGCCGCCTTGATGCGATCACAGCATGCTACTGCTAGTAATGGCAGTGTAGCCTCCAGTAGGGGGAGCTCAAGGTCTGTTCCCAATGGTCTGAACGCTAATGGCAGATCGCAGCCAGACAG GAGCTGTTCAACAACAATACCGAGTCCACCTATGGCACAGCCTACAGCACCGAGGGCCGTCTCCCAGTCTGCCTCCTTCCAGGCCGGAATG ACCGAGGAGCAGGCCCTGCAGAGGGCGCTGGAGATGTCTCTGGCAGAGTCCGCGCCCAGCTCCCGGCCGACACTCAG TCCTCAGGAGCAGGAGGATCTTGCTTTGGCTCAGGCCCTCTCTGTTAGTGAGCAGGAGTTCAGTCTCCAGCAGCAGACACAACAG ACAAGAGATACCAAACAGTCCTTCTGCAGCGTGTCCTAA
- the zfand2a gene encoding AN1-type zinc finger protein 2A isoform X2, producing MEFPDLGEHCSEKSCKRLDFLPMKCDACEGIFCKDHITYVNHKCTSSYKKDVQVPVCPLCNTPVPVNRGEIPDIKVGEHIDRECKSDPAQRKKKIFTNKCSKGGCKQKEMIKVTCDQCHLNYCIRHRHPLDHDCKAGSRPMSESGHAALMRSQHATASNGSVASSRGSSRSVPNGLNANGRSQPDRSCSTTIPSPPMAQPTAPRAVSQSASFQAGMTEEQALQRALEMSLAESAPSSRPTLSPQEQEDLALAQALSVSEQEFSLQQQTQQVPGTLSSR from the exons ATGGAGTTTCCGGATTTGGGGGAGCACTGCTCGGAGAAGTCCTGCAAGCGCCTGG ATTTTCTACCCATGAAATGTGATGCCTGTGAAGGAATATTTTGCAAAGACCACATCACTTATGTAAACCACAAGTGCACCTCATCTTACAAGAAG GACGTCCAGGTTCCCGTCTGCCCTCTCTGCAATACGCCCGTCCCTGTCAACAGGGGGGAAATCCCTGATATCAAAGTGGGAGAACACATCGACCGGGAGTGCAAGTCAGACCCGGCTCAGAGAAAGAAGAAG atttttacaaataaatgcTCCAAGGGGGGCTGCAAGCAGAAGGAAATGATCAAGGTGACATGCGACCAGTGTCATTTAAACTACTGTATCAGGCACAGACATCCTTTGGATCATGACTGCAAGGCTGGCAGCCGGCCCATGTCCGAGTCTGG ACATGCCGCCTTGATGCGATCACAGCATGCTACTGCTAGTAATGGCAGTGTAGCCTCCAGTAGGGGGAGCTCAAGGTCTGTTCCCAATGGTCTGAACGCTAATGGCAGATCGCAGCCAGACAG GAGCTGTTCAACAACAATACCGAGTCCACCTATGGCACAGCCTACAGCACCGAGGGCCGTCTCCCAGTCTGCCTCCTTCCAGGCCGGAATG ACCGAGGAGCAGGCCCTGCAGAGGGCGCTGGAGATGTCTCTGGCAGAGTCCGCGCCCAGCTCCCGGCCGACACTCAG TCCTCAGGAGCAGGAGGATCTTGCTTTGGCTCAGGCCCTCTCTGTTAGTGAGCAGGAGTTCAGTCTCCAGCAGCAGACACAACAGGTACCCGGAACCCTTAGCAGTCGGTAG
- the zfand2a gene encoding AN1-type zinc finger protein 2A isoform X3 — translation MEFPDLGEHCSEKSCKRLDFLPMKCDACEGIFCKDHITYVNHKCTSSYKKDVQVPVCPLCNTPVPVNRGEIPDIKVGEHIDRECKSDPAQRKKKIFTNKCSKGGCKQKEMIKVTCDQCHLNYCIRHRHPLDHDCKAGSRPMSESG, via the exons ATGGAGTTTCCGGATTTGGGGGAGCACTGCTCGGAGAAGTCCTGCAAGCGCCTGG ATTTTCTACCCATGAAATGTGATGCCTGTGAAGGAATATTTTGCAAAGACCACATCACTTATGTAAACCACAAGTGCACCTCATCTTACAAGAAG GACGTCCAGGTTCCCGTCTGCCCTCTCTGCAATACGCCCGTCCCTGTCAACAGGGGGGAAATCCCTGATATCAAAGTGGGAGAACACATCGACCGGGAGTGCAAGTCAGACCCGGCTCAGAGAAAGAAGAAG atttttacaaataaatgcTCCAAGGGGGGCTGCAAGCAGAAGGAAATGATCAAGGTGACATGCGACCAGTGTCATTTAAACTACTGTATCAGGCACAGACATCCTTTGGATCATGACTGCAAGGCTGGCAGCCGGCCCATGTCCGAGTCTGGGTAA